CCACCAGGAAACAGTGTCTACACTTACAGAAGGGGTAATTTACTACGTTTTACAGTTTTTTGGATTTATTATACACAAGTATCTAAGActcacaataaaatattcctaaacatagttttaatttttcactaattGTGAAGCACAGAGTATTTGAATGTTATGAGATTGATATTTATTCTCAATTTCAGGAGACATTCCGTTGATGCatgaaattgaagaaaaaggTTAGTCATCTACCCTCTGTTATCAATGGATTcgtctttaattaaatttaacttgtgCAATTTTATTAGAGTCGCTGCTCGTGAAAGCGCTGTTGGAACTGATCAACACCGTCAAGTCTCTCAAAGACGAATCCGTGCAACAAGTGAGTACTCTAGTTTCTCATCTCAACACTTAACAGAATAAATAGCCTACTTCTCTATCAAGGGGATAGCGCTTCGCTCCAAGTTTAACATCGTTAAGGCAcaattaaatccaatttatcCTTCTGTTTCAGACCAATGAAATGAGAAGTTTGAGGGAAGTGCTCGAGAATTGTGAGATGTGTCACGCAGGTAGGTACTGAATCGGGAGTCACGAAAAACGAAAAACGCAAGCAAAGAATATTGATTTCTAACTTCAGGGATTTTCACCAgttgattgcatttttttattctttcggGCTtcaaaagcattaattttgtagTAAATGTAGTGAGTAGTCCGATCCTTGGGAGAATAACATCCTGATGTCTTATGGATAATTAACCCGACAAAATAAAGCgactattttgattttgaaaatcagtcttttatttaaaggCGAATACCCTAAGACCAGGATGCTATTCTCTCCAGGAATAGCCCAAGAAGAATATACAAATTTGACTTGCAAATTGTTGGCCACGAATGCCTccgattcaaattaattaacgatTCGAGCCACCACAACCACATCGCGAGTTCACAAGAGGAGAAGAGGTTGGCGCACAACTTTCCAACAAAGAAATCTCTAACGAGTTTAAGATGCTCTCTTCCTTCCCTATCAACGCCAATTAGGCATGAAGTTTGAAAACTTCCTTGAGCTCGGAACTCACTctgtcaattttcttttaaaggaATCGAACAGTGATAAAGTTTTCTTCCTTTTGTAATTCAAGCTTAATCACTTTCAGTCGGAaatcattaataatattaatttatttgaacttttACGAGGAACAGCTAGCTAGTCAATAAAtggaatgaatgaaaatacaCGTGTATATTTCAAACATCCAATCGGAAGGATTTCATATACTTTTTGCTGtcgctaaatttttaagagatttATATTGACTACTATAATTTGTCAATTCCACTCAAATAAGAGAAATAACAAGGAGAATTATCCCAGATTCGTATTTTAGCAACTCCAAACATGGCATGAGGTTTGTAGTACCTTCGTATCGGAGCTCAAAATTTACTCTCAATATTCTCAACAAGAGtgagcaaatataattttgatagcTAACAACATAAACATACACGTTAAATTGAATCGATGATGTtaggcaaacaaacaaacacaagcGGAAATACATACAATTGGAGTCAGCATGTGTGCGATAAGCCACGCTCCTGTATTCTAGGAAATTGACTAGTATCTCTAAGCTAGAGagttatagaaaaataaatcgcgtgcagaaaaaatataacaagaAAATCCAAAATGGCTATACTCTgcgatgaattaattttatgattggTGGCATCGTAAAAAGAAActtccaaagaaaaaatattcttgcaTGGTAtcataatataaattgttaaattaataggTGATATAGAAAACAATCGGCTGCACTAATTTCTGAGCACGAGCAAAAAGAGAACCAAATAAGTTATGAAATCTTGTGAAAACGCCTCTAGTAGAGTGCCAGAAAAACGTTAATTTCCAGAATATTGAATTTCACATTCTAGTTAATCACGTAATGGGAAAGTTGGTGCGGTTTCTTGAAGTTTTTTGCGGATAAGCGGGGTAGCTTTTAGGGGCTTCCgcaaaatttatggaaatgaaattggcaCACCAGTAAATTCTACCAATTTATTGATGACCCTTATTTCCTTCCCATCAATGATGTTCTTCAGCACAAAAGTTTTCTCATCCTTTCTGTCCACAACCTGATTTGCAGCTCCCCCGCCGCGACGGCCCATGTGCAGTGACAACCCGCCGCCGTGCTACCCGGGCGCCCAGTGTCAGGACACGGAGGGCGGGCCGGTGTGCGGTCGGTGTCCGCGCGGCTACGTGGGTGACGGACGCCAGTGCCGGCCTGGACAGACGTGCGAGGACAGGCCGTGCTTCGCGGGCGTGCGCTGCTTCGACACGGTGGACGGCTTCCAGTGTGGCCCATGCCCGCCGACGCACGTCGGCGACGGCGTCAGGTGTAAGCCTCGCAACGCTTGTGAGCAGAACCCGTGTCCGCAGGGCGTCCGGTGCGAGAGCTCCGAGCAGCCGCCTTACTACCGCTGTCAGCCCTGTCCGCAAGGCAGCGAGAGCAGGGATGGACGCAACTGCCAGGACATCAATGAGGTAAGCACGCTTTAATTGCTTATTGAATCATGCAGCGAATGATTTTATCTTTGACAGCTAATTAATGTGAAAAACTAGGATATTGGATGTAGATTGAATTAGAAAATTGTATCAAATCGATAAGCTCAAACCAGCACGTTGGCTCTCATTTTTAAGGCGTTCATCTTCACAATATCGAGGCAATGGGCTGCCTATTGTCTAGGGCTGGAAATCTCCTGGGGAGTTTCCCAAACCTGCAGTGCAGCGTTTTCATGCGGTTTATTGCacttaataaataaaggaATCGGAATAGACTAATTTTACCATTAACACTTATATGTTAAACGGTATCTGAAAATCTGTAGTTCACAGCGtttggcatttttaaatgattttttaaaaaaaattatctataacaaattccattaaaattttgccttgTATAAAAGTtggcaagagaaaaaaaattcaaaagctgcaaaatttgtttgcaaaagcCCGGGAGAAACTAGCCGCAAAAACCCTGCAAATAACCGCAAAAAAATAGATCTGCAAAATAACGAATTATTCCACTGCTAATGTCAGCGATGGCTAAAGGTAGATCACTGTTACTCGAAATGTCCAAATAGCTCAATTGGGAGGCGAACCGTCGCCGATTCACCACTCGCTGGATTTCGCACCTTTTAGTGTTTTTAGGGATAAATGCctggcatttcaataaaagacctcagTTCGGggaggcaaaaagatggccaaaCTGGGCCTAAGCTCCTTTCTGCGGCCACTCAGCCCCATGCTATccactcggcggtgttattgggacccgggtgaGCTCATAGTCCTGTGCTttgcagaggttaaaaaaagatGCATGAGCTATATGATacaaatcttgaaaatttaatatgcaattattttaggcacatatataataaatatgctatttattttagctATAAATTGAGTTACACAACCAAAAAACACCAGGAGTTACCGATACCACGCCGCTTTCTCGATATAAATCGTCTAAGTTCTATAAATAAAGTGACATTATTTCCATTCACCAACCGTATTACGCAGCTATTGTGCTTCATTTGCAGAAATAGCAGTGCAAACATGAATACGTTCGTAGGCAACCGCTTGACATGGGAGCttcgcaggttgcataatatttttatcttcaaacCAAATGAAACGCCCGTCATCGGCAACACATGATAATTTCCCGGTTGAGGGGAAAGGAACCGCAGCAGTCTATCGAGTTTGCATTATTGCATAGAATTACTAATAGTTGATGTTCATTGGCTCCCTTATGGACTTTGGATTACCGCAAAGTAGTTTTCGACAAGGATAATCCCTTTTAACGTGTGTCATTTGACTTGCAAATCACAAAAGCACAAATTTCTCTCCTAATAACGTATTTTAACTCAAAGAGACAAAAACATTTACTTTGTCTACTATTTTGCTGCGCACTGTAATTTAGTGCAAATTAACTGCGCACACAAGCATGAGTTCTCTGATTAACAAAGAGGCTTTTGAAGTGTCTGAACTATATGCACTCCGACGCTCTTTGTGTTTCATTCAGCACattcaaattagaatttagaaCGAAGCACCTGTTACCCTAATTTACAACAAAGTAACATTTTCTCTTTGTCACTCTTGTATGAAATGAGAAATGAATTACAAAATGCTCCGTGTCAATTTTCATAAACCATAATTTAGACAAaagcgaaatgaaaattatattttcagaatTACTCTCGGCGCAACTTTTGATACAggttagtaaaatatttatttaggagctcaaatttgtgttttgaatACCTCTACAACCGAGAAATTGACCcgtttcataaatttttagccaACGAGGAAACACGTTTGGTGTggattttgtaatttactCAAGCGTGGTGCTTCTATTTGGAGGATTCGAAGCGAATGTTTGCAGTCCCTTTACAGACAGAGCTTAAACAGAAAATCAACACGAAGTGCTGGCGTTGCGCAAGAAGCTGGCGCAAATCACAGCGGGATTCTCGCATGCCATTTGCAATGTGTTGACTTTCCGCATCAAGGTCTTATTGTCACAATAAGATCGAAGGATATgggtaaacaaaataaaagcaaggCGGGCTACTAAATACGTTTCCTATGCACAAAACACATAAAAGTGACGAAATTATTCCgtgaatattgattttcctttGATCCGCACTGAAAGGATTTTTCATTGTGTCTCTGGTCTTCATTTGAGCTGTATTGACTTTCGTTAGATTTAAGAATTCTGTTTGGGTATATCTTTGATGGCTGTTACGtaatcaaattcaattatttgtatCCATTTTGTATACAGTTAAATAGAGTTTGCTGTGCTGCGTTGCTGACTACAAGCAAAAACCTACCCTCGGGACTAAACAAAAATAGCCACTTGTAAATCAAACTGAGTGAACAATATTTGCtgaagcaatttaattaacatccCGCCTCTCAGTATTGTGATTTTCACTATTCCTTTTCgagctaaaatgtttttataattacacCGAAAATATGAACAGCATAGAACGATTTTAGTGGATATATGTAGTATAATATTTGCCGTATTTGTGTACAGCCTCAAAATTTTAGCATGGCTCAACGAaattatttgtgtattttaagCAATTAAGCAACACGCATGACTGGTTGAAAAGCACACGCACAACTTGTTAAATGTAATTATCAGCGAGGAAATCACGAAGCTACATTGAGGAAAATCTCTGATAATTGTTTAGCAAATATGCTGCGCAAgtgagtgcaaattctgtgataaacCAATTAACTTCCATCACATCCTTAActgtgataataataatttcacccTGTCTCATGCAGtcaaagcaaaaacgagcagtGAACAGTGATATCCATGTCgtgtattaatattttgttaattatttcattcgtAATTGTTTTGCGTGATTCTAGTGCGAACTGGCGCGGCCGTGTGACCCCCGCGTGCGCTGCCAAAACTTGAGCCCTGGATTCAGGTGCGATCCTTGCCCGACTGGATTCACCGGCAGCTCCGGTGTGCAGGGCGTGGGCTTGGAAGATGCCAGGAGGGTGCGGCAGCAGTGCCACGACATCGATGAGTGCGCCGACGGCAGGAACGGCGGCTGCGTGCCCAATTCCCAGTGCATAAACTCTGAGGTGGGTGCCTTGCACgacatcattttatttaaagtttaaaattgtcaaaccAGTCGCGGATGCTGCTCGTGAATTGAGTTCAACTGCTAGGCAGGGTTCAAGAATTGTTCAATTCGATTCTGACctttttcgagaaaataaacTTGTTGTTATAAACTATCAGGAGTAATAGATTTTTCccaaactgaaattaaaaattaaaaagagattttgaaaaaaagacaAGAAGTTTGAAACTTTTATCCATCATTCAATCCgcttgtattattttaattaaggcttccaaattaatattgtaattttttaaatggttaaacTTTTATGGGTGTTAATGTTTATTTCTTGTATAGATCGTTAAACGCgcaaaattacagaaaaatcTCCCGCTCCTTATGAAAAAACAAGTTCTTGTAAGGCAGTGAGGCTACCCAAAAAATGCGAAATGTTACGAACACTGTCTGCTATTCggttcaataaattaaatcagcgtTTCctgtatttattcaaaatttaaaaataaatctgcgaGATCTTTTAGCATCCGAAAttccttgaaatttaattgaaatgtatTATTTGCAGGGTTCATTCAGGTGCGGCCCTTGCAACCGAGGATTCATCGGCAACCAGACCATGGGTTGCCACAACACGCCAGGCATGTGCATGGACGGCACCGTTTGCCACGAAAACGCCGAGTGCGTTCGATTCCACGGCACAAATTCGTTCTCTTGCAGAGTAGGTCCTATTTCTGTATTCGTCATTCACACATTCAGTGCCCAAGTTTTGCTAATTATAAGCACGGTCTGCAAAGACGGAAAATTATTCACTCGCACTCAAGGAGAGCTAAAACTTTATAATGAAATGCACAGAGCGTACCTGCTTTTGTATAGGAGCGGGTCAATCTCTTTGAAAACATAAATAGCGTTTCTAAATGTAATATAGACCCTTGAAACTTGAAATCAAACTTTAAGAgctaattttgtaaaaaaactgataaaattaaaataagtttctCCTTTCCTTGTGAATGATCGAAAAACGAACTTTTTTGTGTTGCGtcacctgattttttttattttccacctaAAACCCTAATAAAAGCATAGCATTCTCTGCGTCGTTCGTTTCCAGTGCAAAGTCGGTTGGGCTGGCGACGGCAGGGTGTGCGGCCCGGACAGCGATTTAGACAGATGGCCGGATCGCGATCTAGGCTGCGCCGACCCCAAGTGCAAAAAGGTGCGTGTGCCGCGGCAGAAAACAATTTCGCCCGCATGTGATGATTTATCTGGCCCATAGGACAACTGCGTCAACGTGCCTAATTCCGGGCAAGAGGACGCGGACGGCGACCGTATTGGAGACGCGTGCGATGCTGACGCAGATAATGATGGCATTCTCAACAACCCGGTAAGAAGGGATGCTAGCGGAATTtcctccttttcctttttatggAGTGTCAAGAGCACACATATTGCTTTCACAACTACTCCATTCTTACGTCAGCTAGATTGCAAACTGGCTTTTGCCTGTTCACCGTAGCAGTCGTGTTGAATTATTCACTGCTTTGAGTTGAGAgcgaattatttcaatatatgATGCACACTTCATAGAACGTAACAATTTCATTAATGCTTCCTCGCGATTAATTGAAACCAGCGACCTTGTTACTGAAGAGTGTTGGTTTCTATTTCATCGTAAATCCTTAAtcgtaaaataattactaCCATAGCATCGTGCAGTCCATTCCATTGTTGTTACGTtttgaaattagtttaattcTAATATCGAATAACCAGAGTGCATTCATAGCATTACATTGTTGCTACGTTCAcatcaaattataataaaaatgaaatcttgatgagaaaattagaatttgcaAGATCTATCTCGAAAGCGAAAAGCTGATTAAGTTTCattccattttcttttaaaacacTCGAGAAAGCAGTGCGCTTACCTTTAAAATAGTGAATAGGAatgcagtttaattaaatagaattaaaatgcagaggataatcaatttttttctcagattaaattttcctataGTAATAAAAATGGGTCTTTAGTTACCTAAAAAGCAACACATAACGTTTGGTCCAATTTATCAAAAGCTATATGTATTAAGGACTAATACATGACTCTCCTGCTGAACCCATAGCAGTTATAGACTTTTTatagcagaaataaaaaatattgcactcACACACTCGTTTAACGTTTGGTCACATTTTACGATCTGGCGTGTCTTACTCCCTATTCcttaatcaaaatcaataatcCTAGATGATTGGAAAACATTATTCATTTTGAACCGAATTGAACAGGACAACTGCCCTCTGGTTCACAACCCTGGGCAAGAAGACTCGGACCCTGATGGCGAAGACCGACAGGGCGACGCGTGCGACAACTGTCCAATGGTGATCAACGTCGATCAAGAGGACACCGACAAAGACGGCTTGGGTGACGCATGCGACCCTGATATAGACAACGATGGTACATAAAGCCACGAAATCCAAAATGCAATCGATCGatcatcattaatttttgcgaGCAGGTATTCCAAACCAGCAAGACAACTGCCCGAAGAAGGCGAACCGCGACCAGCAGGATCAGGACCGCGACGGCGTCGGCGACGCTTGTGACAACTGCCCGTCAGTGCCAAACCCAGATCAGTCGGACAGCGACAGCGACTTGGTGGGCGACGCGTGCGAAAGCAGTCAGGATAGAGACAGGTGATTTACTAATGTGGCGGAGATAGTGCTCGgcacattatttattgatagGACAGGGAAATTGAACGTTTTTTATGAGCTTCAAATCgttcttaaaatatcaaatgagTATTAAACATGCAAGTTAAATCgatttaaccaaaatatttcaatgagCAAACGATCAGATTCACAGAAATTTTAGGTTTATATTCTTGAAATTTACcgacagaaatttatttattttgtattttttggtCACAAATGATAACCCAAGTAtataacaatttataaaactgTCCAAAGATCTTTCCCAGAAACACAATCCTAAATTTCTCCGTCAGCCccttttttaatctgcaaTAAACGAGGAATCGCATTACAATTTCCCACTCCACGACTGGGCTTTCAACGTTAGGGCGCACAGCACGATTTTCCTCTAAACGAGCGCCACTGCAAATTCAGCAAAAGACCATCCACCTGTCACACTCGCGGTCAAAGCAGAGGCTAAATCTGCACTCAGCCGTTGCGAGACCCAGCTGCGTAATTCGTGATTGGCATTACTTGTCATCTCTCTTTCTGAGACGCATTTCACCCCTTTTCAAAAGGCGCGATTGACGCACGCACGTCTCGTGACATCTGATGTGAGTGGTGATTAACGATCGCTTTTGTGCATTTTGCGGCACCCAGGGACGGCATTCACGACGACAAGGACAACTGCCCCCGCGTGGCGAACAGCGACCAACTGGACACCGACAACGACGGCAAGGGAGACGAGTGCGACACGGATGACGACAACGATAGCATCCCCGATCTCCGCGACAACTGCCCTCTGATGTACAATCCGGGCCAGGAGGATCTCGACCGTGCGTATCAAAACTTTTTTCCTTGAGTAACGATTTAAAGTCCTagtgttttcaaatttttataaatttcccgcaaaattattattttttgtaaaatagcTAGCTAGAAATATGTAGAAATTATTAAGGCGAggaattgtttcaaaatgtttataaatcactcttaataaattataattaatacttttaattttttacatttcgtgTGGAAATTTGAGTAACAATAAAACGGTTGGtagaaaatgcaaccctgaaagCCAAGCTATATTTTCATGGAGATAAAAATAGCTGGATGGAACGCAGTTTCCACGCCACTTCTCAATCGCAAAATCGAATAGTGAACATATACGAAAAAAATCTGTGCTGAAAATTGCCTTTCCTGTTTCTTGCCTCCAATAAGTTCATGCTTGACAGACGTCTCTTTCTTTTCGTAGGTAATGGCGTTGGTGATTTGTGCCAGGACGACTTCGATGGCGACGACGTTCCCAATTACCTGGACAACTGCCCAAACAACTCGAAAATACACTCAACTGACTTTAGGTAtggcaacaaggaaatttcgCTCGcgaattttaaccaatttgaTGCAGAACGTACCAAACCGTGGTGCTCGACCCCGAGGGCGATTCACAAATCGATCCCAACTGGGTGATTTTCAACAAAGGCGCGGAAATTGTGCAGATGATGAACAGCGATCCCGGACTGGCAGTCGGTGAGCTTGGCAGCTCATTTAagatacaaattaattacaattcatTCCTAAGGCTATGCTGCGTTTGGCGGAGTCGATTTTGAGGGTACCTTCTTTGTCGACACGGAAATTGATGACGATTACGTTGGGTTTATATTTAGGTAGGCCTACGGCATCACGAAAAACccgatgcaaatttaattttaacttaaatagaGAAAAGTATCTAcgaagttaaatttaaacccaaaattaaatacatggATTTTCATACATCATTCTGGATAgctccaaattttcaatttagcattaaattgaattattaaattagaaaagctttattgttagaattcggattaaaatcgtaaaattttgtGTACGTCCATTTTCTGATTATAAATCCAAGTTTTGTagaatctttaattttattttcatttgtaacTTGACGGAATTTCTTTCTGTTTTAAGCTATCAAGACAACCAGAAATTCTACACTGTCATGTGGAAAAAGAACACGCAGACCTACTGGCAAGCCACTCCATTCAGAGCGGTAGCAGAGCCGGGAATTCAGTTGAAACTTGTGCACTCGAGCACTGGCCCGGGTCAAATGCTGCGGAACTCCCTTTGGCACACCGGGGACACTGAGGACCAGGTCATTTTCCAAACCATTGAACAAATAAACTTCTGTGCTGCAAATATGGATGGACCTTTTTCGCTAGCTCTCTAACGCTTTTAGTACACATTATGATATTATATTGCATACGCATATTTAAATTCTGCATGAAGGTGACTcgggattttcaattaatcgaATACTATATTTCCTAGGCGTTCTGACACTATGatcatgatttaaaatatttcatgcaaaaCTGAACGTAAATAGTCCAAAATGCGCACTAAACATAAACTcgctgtaaattatttattatttgtttgactCTATTTCCCCGTCTAgattcatacatttttttccaccCTCCATGATAATTTGTTGTCTCCATTTTAGGAGTTACGTaacaaatctaattttaatatggaTATGAGATTGTCCATCTCAGTGATTTTGCCGATTTTGCATTAACTGGTcagaaaatcaatgaaaatttacatattcgtcgaacaaaataaacagcgaAGAAGGAAAAATGGGAATGAATGCGCCATAGCTTTgcgaattttcctttttccacaACAacttaaaagcaaacaaggcAGCTCGTATAAAATTAGCACATTATGTACAGTAATTTTTAGCAGTTTGTGCAAGGGAGGGCCTGGACTTCCCTACGCAGAACACTTTCATCTTTATATCCAATTAATGAttgtgaatgaaaattttggaacgtGCTATCAATTGAAACTGTTCATTCAAGCGAGAACTGTGCGTGGTTCGAATggcttaaatttatgaaatagtCTCTGAACTggcccaaaatattttacaggtGAAACTATTGTGGAAGGATCCAAGGAACGTGGGCTGGAAGGAAAAGGTGGCGTACAGGTGGCTCCTACTTCACAGGCCCAAGATTGGACTCATCCGACTGCGCATTTTTGAGGGGGAAAACATGGTGGCCGACTCAGGCAACGTGTTCGACTCATCCCTGAAGGGCGGACGGCTGGGCGTGTTCTGCTTCTCGCAAGAGATGATTATTTGGTCTGATTTGGTCTACCGTTGCAACAGTAAGGTATCTCgcaatgaataattcaaattgctgagggcttaaatttttagataacgTTCCCGAATCGATTTACCGAGAACTGCCACCAAGGCTGCAACAAGAGGTGGACATCGACATGACTTTGCCACCGCGAAGGGTCGctgcaaactaaaatttgctagagaaatactaaaaaatcgttttgtgTTCTTCTAccattaattatgattttgagTCTTCAATAAAATCACCGCGCGATGCCTTAAAAAAACTAGCATCATTTATTACTTACAGCATTTCTTAGCATTTAACATATTATAAACTTCACATTGATAATCTACAAAAGAAATTGTTACTTTTAACGCATCCTACAAGTAGTAATCATTTGCGAAAAGAATAAGAGCCAACACCTATGTCGGTATCAGATAGGTAATTGTGCAGTTAAAAGTGTGGTGCGAATTAATACTCGTTAAAATGCAACTAATTGCTACtcaagaattaatatttacatacAGATCTGGTGAAAGAGAGCCTTAAGATAGTATAACACAGGTTTGTAGCGCAGgaagatttgaaaattcattaggCCTTGATGTTCTTTCCTTCAATTTTCACATTGTTGTTCATCGCAGGGTTGTTTGGGTCGTAATTCAGTTGTCTTCTGAATAATAGAATGTGGGGTTCTGTGGAAACGACAAAAAGCGTCTTATTAGCAAACTAACAGTCGAACAACAActactattttaatttggttattACAATACTGatgtaaaattattcaagctTGACCGGATCGAAATAACGATTGAGTTCACGGCTCTTATGGAATATTCACACTTTTTGCCCAACTCGCACTTCTCGCAAAGATATGGACAggttacagtttctgccgggt
The nucleotide sequence above comes from Cloeon dipterum chromosome X, ieCloDipt1.1, whole genome shotgun sequence. Encoded proteins:
- the Tsp gene encoding cartilage oligomeric matrix protein — encoded protein: MHPLTLFPALLALQAGLVATMSVDDGMTKRLEEAVQGESFVISLKHLEPRKSAPKHRQQEPLFALVFSGSDQKMTLLLDRHSKQVLVETWTGGDDSVTSRFAASQHLNDDAIIKSVVLDVQVNGPLTLFVDCHKVGSIAIPRTVGHMFERSKRLHVTRDKRFKMAIHTKTTVGSVLSEMHCTSPHHLDKMQADEVPPGNSVYTYRRGDIPLMHEIEEKESLLVKALLELINTVKSLKDESVQQTNEMRSLREVLENCEMCHAAPPPRRPMCSDNPPPCYPGAQCQDTEGGPVCGRCPRGYVGDGRQCRPGQTCEDRPCFAGVRCFDTVDGFQCGPCPPTHVGDGVRCKPRNACEQNPCPQGVRCESSEQPPYYRCQPCPQGSESRDGRNCQDINECELARPCDPRVRCQNLSPGFRCDPCPTGFTGSSGVQGVGLEDARRVRQQCHDIDECADGRNGGCVPNSQCINSEGSFRCGPCNRGFIGNQTMGCHNTPGMCMDGTVCHENAECVRFHGTNSFSCRCKVGWAGDGRVCGPDSDLDRWPDRDLGCADPKCKKDNCVNVPNSGQEDADGDRIGDACDADADNDGILNNPDNCPLVHNPGQEDSDPDGEDRQGDACDNCPMVINVDQEDTDKDGLGDACDPDIDNDGIPNQQDNCPKKANRDQQDQDRDGVGDACDNCPSVPNPDQSDSDSDLVGDACESSQDRDRDGIHDDKDNCPRVANSDQLDTDNDGKGDECDTDDDNDSIPDLRDNCPLMYNPGQEDLDRNGVGDLCQDDFDGDDVPNYLDNCPNNSKIHSTDFRTYQTVVLDPEGDSQIDPNWVIFNKGAEIVQMMNSDPGLAVGYAAFGGVDFEGTFFVDTEIDDDYVGFIFSYQDNQKFYTVMWKKNTQTYWQATPFRAVAEPGIQLKLVHSSTGPGQMLRNSLWHTGDTEDQVKLLWKDPRNVGWKEKVAYRWLLLHRPKIGLIRLRIFEGENMVADSGNVFDSSLKGGRLGVFCFSQEMIIWSDLVYRCNNNVPESIYRELPPRLQQEVDIDMTLPPRRVAAN